The proteins below are encoded in one region of Candidatus Margulisiibacteriota bacterium:
- a CDS encoding propionate kinase (involved in coenzyme B(12)-dependent 1, 2-propanediol degradation; important for the synthesis of propionyl coenzyme A during growth on 1,2-propanediol), translating into MKILALNCGSSSIKFVLYDWKSKISLVKGLIERIGEKDSVIKYESGAGVEKKETTAVKDHLQGVQSIISIITNPENNLISSINDISAIAHRVVHGADKFASSVIIDDNVLQVIKDVASLAPLHNPPNIVGIEAAKATLSTIPHIAVFDTAFHQTIPDYAYIYPLPYEWYTKYKVRRYGFHGTSHLYVSKRAAVILGKHPSETNVITMHIGNGVSITAVKNGVSVDTSMGLTPLEGAMMGTRSGNIDPAIISYIMQKENLTEAEVEKILNKKSGILGITGKYSDRRDVVKYASEGDYLCQLAIEMETYRLKKRIGSYSAVLGRVDAVVFTAGVGENSPIIREKTCDGLDFLGMKFDKAKNNLVDKVKKEEVISMDDSKVKILVIPTNEEIVMIEDAVALIEGYYDDHLHMTYSFQKK; encoded by the coding sequence ATGAAAATACTAGCTCTTAACTGTGGAAGTTCATCTATAAAATTTGTCTTATACGACTGGAAGTCAAAAATCTCTCTTGTTAAAGGGCTTATAGAAAGAATTGGCGAGAAGGATTCTGTAATAAAGTATGAATCCGGTGCGGGTGTGGAAAAAAAAGAGACAACGGCAGTTAAAGATCATTTACAGGGTGTTCAATCTATTATCTCAATAATTACCAATCCGGAGAATAATCTTATTTCTTCTATTAATGATATATCTGCTATAGCTCATCGAGTTGTTCATGGCGCAGATAAATTTGCCAGTTCGGTAATTATTGACGACAATGTACTTCAGGTAATTAAAGATGTGGCCTCTTTAGCTCCGCTTCATAATCCACCCAATATTGTTGGGATAGAAGCTGCAAAAGCAACATTGTCAACAATCCCTCACATCGCAGTGTTTGATACAGCTTTTCACCAGACGATACCTGATTACGCTTATATTTATCCATTGCCTTACGAATGGTATACGAAATACAAAGTTAGAAGATATGGGTTTCATGGCACTTCGCACCTGTATGTCTCTAAACGGGCTGCTGTTATTCTGGGGAAGCATCCTTCGGAGACGAATGTAATTACCATGCATATCGGGAACGGAGTTAGCATTACGGCAGTAAAGAATGGCGTTTCAGTTGATACTTCAATGGGGCTTACGCCGCTTGAAGGTGCGATGATGGGAACCAGAAGCGGTAATATTGATCCTGCAATTATTTCCTATATTATGCAAAAAGAGAATCTGACCGAAGCAGAAGTAGAAAAGATACTGAATAAAAAGAGCGGCATCCTTGGTATTACCGGTAAGTATTCGGATCGACGGGATGTTGTAAAGTATGCCAGTGAAGGCGATTATTTATGCCAGCTTGCAATTGAGATGGAGACCTATAGACTAAAAAAACGTATCGGATCTTATTCTGCGGTATTAGGGCGGGTTGATGCTGTTGTTTTTACTGCCGGAGTTGGTGAAAATAGTCCTATTATTCGAGAAAAAACCTGTGATGGCTTAGATTTTCTTGGCATGAAGTTTGATAAAGCAAAAAATAATCTCGTTGATAAGGTGAAAAAAGAAGAAGTAATTTCAATGGATGACTCGAAAGTGAAGATTCTTGTAATTCCTACGAATGAAGAGATTGTTATGATAGAAGACGCGGTCGCTTTAATTGAAGGCTATTATGATGATCACCTTCATATGACATATTCATTCCAGAAAAAATAG
- the pta gene encoding phosphate acetyltransferase — translation MEILESIINRAKSVYKTIVLPESTDPRVVEAASSVTKQKIANVILVGSANEIAKISKAYNFDMTGVTIVDPLTDDNFEKYAKEYHKKRAKKGMTPEQAKKILQEDKLFYGAMMVDQGAADGMVAGAISTTADTIRSIIHCVGTAPYCSIISSFFLMVVENKTLGENGAFLYADCGVNPNPNANQLAQIAITTAQSFKVFFDTEPRVAMLSFSTKGSAHHDDVTKVITATKLARELDPGLTIDGELQVDAAIVPKVALSKAPGSKVAGMANILIFPDLDAGNIAYKLTQRLANAIALGPIIQGAAKPVNDLSRGCSVDDIINVTAITAVQAEYQKKRSLSK, via the coding sequence ATGGAAATATTAGAAAGTATTATTAATAGAGCGAAGTCAGTTTACAAAACGATAGTATTGCCTGAAAGTACAGACCCTAGGGTTGTTGAAGCAGCATCTTCAGTAACAAAGCAGAAAATTGCCAATGTCATTTTAGTTGGTAGCGCAAATGAGATTGCTAAAATAAGCAAAGCGTATAACTTCGATATGACCGGAGTCACAATCGTTGATCCCTTAACTGATGATAATTTCGAGAAATATGCCAAGGAATACCATAAGAAACGCGCGAAGAAGGGTATGACGCCGGAGCAGGCAAAAAAGATACTGCAAGAAGATAAATTGTTTTACGGGGCAATGATGGTTGATCAGGGAGCCGCAGATGGTATGGTTGCCGGAGCCATTAGTACGACAGCAGATACGATACGTTCGATTATTCATTGTGTCGGTACGGCGCCTTATTGCTCAATTATCTCGAGCTTCTTTCTTATGGTTGTAGAAAATAAGACGTTAGGCGAGAATGGTGCGTTTTTATATGCTGATTGCGGGGTTAACCCTAATCCCAATGCAAATCAGCTGGCTCAAATTGCGATAACAACAGCTCAATCATTTAAAGTCTTTTTTGACACCGAGCCAAGAGTAGCGATGCTCTCCTTTTCTACGAAAGGCAGCGCTCATCATGACGATGTTACGAAAGTTATTACAGCTACCAAACTTGCACGAGAACTTGATCCGGGACTCACTATTGATGGCGAATTGCAAGTTGATGCGGCAATCGTTCCTAAGGTTGCACTCAGTAAAGCTCCCGGTAGTAAGGTGGCAGGTATGGCGAATATCTTGATTTTTCCTGATCTGGATGCCGGTAATATTGCATACAAGCTTACTCAGAGGTTAGCCAATGCTATTGCATTAGGACCAATTATACAGGGTGCTGCAAAACCTGTGAATGATTTGTCTAGAGGATGTTCTGTAGATGATATTATTAATGTTACTGCAATTACTGCTGTCCAAGCTGAATATCAAAAAAAGAGGTCTTTATCCAAATGA